Part of the Spinacia oleracea cultivar Varoflay chromosome 5, BTI_SOV_V1, whole genome shotgun sequence genome, ATCCCAATGCACTCTAGGTTTCACACCCACCAATTTCTCATAAACTTGCTTCACTGAGTAATGTGCCATGTTCTCCAGTTCTGCCAAAGTAAAACACTGCTTTAATCTCTCCTTGGTAACACAAATTTGCCACCAGTACCAATTAGAAGATGAGCCAGGTTGGTAATCCCACCATTCCCCATCTTTGAGATGGACTGATGTGACCCATCTGATCCAGATATTATCTTGTTTATTGACAAGAGCCCAAACATACTTCCCCATGAATGCAATATTCCACAACAACATCTCTAAAACCCAAACCTCCATTCTGCTTGGCACAACATATCTTATCCCAAGCTATATTACTTGGTTTCTGGCTGAATGTTTGCCCACTCCATAGAAAAGCTCTGCATATCAACTTCACAATATCCTGcagaacacttttaggaatgaCATAGATCTGAGCCCAATACATATGCAAACTGAGCAAAACTGAATTGATGAGTTGCATTCTAGCAGTGTAAGAGAGATTTCTTGAGCTCCAGATCTTGATCCTAGTGATTATTTTATCCACTAGATGCCCACATTGAGCCACAATAATCTTCTTAGAATATATGGGCACACCCAGATACTTAAAAGGTAAAGAACTTCTAGAAAATCCATAAACATCAACCACTCTTTGGACATCAATCTCTGGCATACCATGACAGTACACAGAAGAATTCTGCTGGTTTTCCTTTAGACCAGCTGAGTTGGAGAAGAGTTTAAAAGCTTGCAAAATAAGAAGAATGGATTGATAATCACCCTTGCTACAAAGTATGAAAGCATCAGCAAAACAAAGATGAGTGAGCTTGATCTCCTTGCATCTTGGGTGAAACTGGAATTTAGGTAATGCACACATTCTGTTCAGAATCCTAGACAAATATTCCATACATATGACAAACAATAGGGGGGAAATAGGATCCCCCTGCCTCAACCCCCTCTTGGATATAATGAAACCATGCATGCTTCCATTCAACATCAAGGAGAACATGGGAGTAGTAAAACACTGCATGACTATAGTCACAAAAGAACAAGGGAAATCCAAATATGTGAGCATTTCTTGCAAAAATTTCTAATCAACTGTATCATATGCCTTCTGAAGATCAATGTTCATGAGGCAGCTAGGTTTAACTCCCTTCCTACCATAATGCTTCACCAAGTCTTGCACAACCATTATGTTATGCACTATGAACCTTCCATGAACAAATCCTCCTTGATTTTCCAGAATAAGGTCAGGTAACACTTGTCTTAATCTCCCACAGAGAACCTTTGTAATGCATTTATAAATAGTGTTACAGCAGGATATTGGTCTGAATTCACTCACATCCTTTGGACACTTAGTCTTGGGGATGAGAGTGATAGCAGTATGGTTTACTTCCTTCAAGAGTTTCCCATTCTGTAACATGTCTAGAATTGCTGCAATTACCTCATCTCCAACAATATGCCAAGCAtctttataaaaataagaaCCAAAACCATCTGGTCCAGGAGCTTTAGTTCCTGGAATAGAGAAGAGAGCATTCTTCACCTCATCAGCAGTATATGGGGCATTGAGAATATTTTTGTGATGATTCTGACACACAGGTCCTTACTGAACAATATGTTTAAGAACAGGAGTTCTATGATCATGAGTGCTACCTAATAGCATTCTGTAATAATCTAAAAAGGCTTCGGACACCTCTTCAGCTGTATGTTTCCAATTCCCATTCATATCACAGATACTATAGACTTGATTTTGCACTTTGCTAGCCTTAATACTttaatgtgtcttttcttaagatttgggattGTGAAGTATACGTAAAACGATTAACtttagacaaacttcaaccaaatctgacaaatgtgtCCTTGTGGgatacccaaaggaaacaaaggggtattacttctacaatacatctgagaacaaagtgtttgttgctcgagatggtatctttttggaaagagatcacatttccaaaatgacaagtgggagaaaagtagacctcgaagaaattcgagtcgaacaacaaactctagagaacgctcaagatgacattcatgttgaaactcagagatctttagaagtatctggtgagaatcaagaaccaactagaaatgtaaccctgcgtagatcgcagagatataggtctcaaccggaaagatacatatgtattttgatgaacgagagccatgaaattctattgttggaaagcgatgaacctgcaacttacaaacaagctatgacgagccctagctccaagcagtggcaagaagccatgcaatctgaattagactccatgtctgaaaaccaagtttgggatttagtCGATTTTCCAAatagctaccaagccataggaagcaaatgggttttcaaactgaaaaaggacaaggatgggaaactagaagttttcaaagctagattggttgcaaaaggttacaggcaagtccacggtgtggattaccaTGAAACTTtatcaccagttgcaatgctaaagtctattcggataatgttagcaatcgctgcatattacgattacgaaatatggcagatggatgtcaaaatctctttcttaaacggcgttttaacaataattgtgtttatgacacaacctgagggttttgaggatccaaagaatgctaaaaaggtatgcaagcttaaaaAATCCATTTagggattgaagcaagcatcaaggagctggaatatacgttttgatgaagtagtcagtgactttggcttcgtcaagaacggaGACGAATCTTTTATATAAAAGAAGGTCAGTATGAGCAAaactgcttttctagtattatatgtcgacgacatattatttatcggaaatgatattcctatgttgaactctgtcaagatttggcttgggaaatatttttcgatgaaggatctaagagaagcacagt contains:
- the LOC130461576 gene encoding uncharacterized protein — its product is MVCLYLAWGEKCDVGVFYEDFLMLVGVDLLATSCACIYDDEFMIVLNHHKNILNAPYTADEVKNALFSIPGTKAPGPDGFGSYFYKDAWHIVGDEVIAAILDMLQNGKLLKEVNHTAITLIPKTKCPKDVSEFRPISCCNTIYKCITKVLCGRLRQVLPDLILENQGGFVHGRFIVHNIMVVQDLVKHYGRKGVKPSCLMNIDLQKAYDTVD
- the LOC110804898 gene encoding uncharacterized protein; the protein is MCALPKFQFHPRCKEIKLTHLCFADAFILCSKGDYQSILLILQAFKLFSNSAGLKENQQNSSVYCHGMPEIDVQRVVDVYGFSRSSLPFKYLGVPIYSKKIIVAQCGHLVDKIITRIKIWSSRNLSYTARMQLINSVLLSLHMYWAQIYVIPKSVLQDIVKLICRAFLWSGQTFSQKPSNIAWDKICCAKQNGGLGFRDVVVEYCIHGEERLKQCFTLAELENMAHYSVKQVYEKLVGVKPRVHWDRLVWNRLITPKHKFICWLAVQCRLQTTTKLARIGISKSALYLICGLQDEDHNHLFFQCQFSNQIIQAVQQWLGSSMNGSLH